From a single Cryptococcus deuterogattii R265 chromosome 5, complete sequence genomic region:
- a CDS encoding cytoplasmic protein has product MASVKHKSSPSYASAAASSATSTSTATGPTVSYHAHHPLNSRPSVTLSREASPSPRASMSALHRPVFVHATTSYALGAAAGTAAGSSYASGHGSRGQSRGGSTKPFDEDGGYDKEVSAYYPPESPHSNRPYPYPHYQYTPFAQPDRPAANTCAMDRLKTSVRTMCGANGDRESKLACLQCSSTEEGGQLGKVMMWAWVVTTIGFFLAIAFWRGELFRTLDKLSHYLAGQGIYGHLTFYALIFITTIPPLPLYSTLIILSGYTFGVWQGFLVSYLASLSGAIVVFLASRKMLRDTIVKSLASSSVSMSLLHILPTHPHLLLLIRIAPYPYNLLNVILASSPTLTLQTYAGCTAVSLCKLVLHTWIGSGIHDLSQSYGHGQGKAQEGFKEGDEIDAQDPDSATVQPAQEGDTQAAKTWTTWAGIVLCIALFFYLTHFAKQAIKKAQAEQAEMEEREREEREGLTDVSVRRESEVQEMV; this is encoded by the exons ATGGCCTCGGTAAAGCACAAATCCTCCCCCTCTTACGCCTCAGCGGCCGCCTCCTCAGCAacatccacctccaccgcgACCGGTCCGACGGTGTCTTACCATGcccaccatcctctcaaCTCCCGCCCCTCCGTGACCCTCTCCAGAGAAGCCTCACCATCCCCGCGCGCCTCCATGTCCGCTCTCCATAGACCAGTGTTCGTGCACGCCACAACCTCGTATGCCTTAGGGGCTGCTGCGGGCACAGCAGCCGGCTCGTCGTACGCCAGCGGCCATGGGAGCAGGGGCCAAAGTCGGGGAGGGAGTACCAAGCCCTTCGACGAGGACGGAGGGTACGACAAAGAGGTATCAGCGTACTATCCGCCCGAATCACCTCATTCCAACAGGCCATATCCTTACCCCCACTACCAATACACCCCTTTTGCGCAGCCAGATAGACCAGCCGCAAACACGTGCGCCATGGACCGTCTGAAAACGTCCGTCAGAACGATGTGTGGAGCGAACGGTGACCGAGAGAGCAAACTGGCCTGTTTACAATGTAGCAGtactgaagaaggcggGCAGCTGGGCAAGGTAATGATGTGGGCATGGGTCGTCACGACAATCGGGTTCTTTCTGGCCATTGCTTTCTGGAGAGGAGAATTGTTTCGGA CACTCGATAAATTGTCACATTATCTGGCAGGGCAGGGGATATACGGACACTTGACATTCTAcgctctcatcttcatcacgACCATACCGCCTCTGCCGCTGTATTCGACACTGATCATTTTGTCAGGATACACGTTTGGTGTCTGGCAGGGGTTCTTGGTGTCCTACCTTGCGAGCTTGTCAGGAGCAATCGTAGTGTTCTTGGCGTCGAGAAAGATGCTTAGAGATACCATCGTCAAGAG TcttgcatcttcatccgtCTCCATGTCTCTCCTGCACATCCTTCCTACCCATCCCCACCTCTTGCTGCTTATCCGTATAGCACCTTACCCTTACAACCTTCTCAACGTCATTCTTGCATCGTCTCCGACCCTCACGCTGCAGACCTATGCGGGCTGTACGGCCGTATCTCTGTGCAAGCTGGTTCTTCACACGTGGATTGGAAGTGGGATACATGACTTGTCTCAGAGCTATGGCCATGGTCAGGGCAAGGCCCAGGAGGGATtcaaggagggagatgagataGATGCGCAGGATCCCGACAGCGCTACCGTACAGCCGGCGCAAGAGGGCGATACACAGGCAGCCAAGACATGGACTACCTGGGCCGGCATTGTCCTCTGCAtcgctctcttcttctacctcACGCACTTTGCAAAGCAGGCCATCAAAAAGGCGCAAGCTGAGCAGgcggaaatggaagagcgGGAGCGGGAGGAACGCGAAGGGTTGACGGATGTATCTGTCCGGCGAGAGAGCGAGGTGCAGGAGATGGTGTGA